A genomic stretch from uncultured Draconibacterium sp. includes:
- a CDS encoding nitroreductase family protein, whose protein sequence is MNRRHSLKAGAALVTGLTLIPVVKSAGENLVSQTEESFWEVVKNRRSVRAFKSDPVPKADLEKIVDAARMAPTAGNQQPWKFLVVTDKKKIEALKTAKLKETEAYLKDEKKLAGEELKKQLNEYDNQLKSGYLSAPAYIVVLTDNNSRYPQYNHWDGPLAAGNLMLAARALGYGTVHITDSFSEELTRKVFNIPDNYTRVCITPVGVPVEWPEKEKQPLGDFIVSNSF, encoded by the coding sequence ATGAACAGAAGACACAGTTTAAAGGCCGGTGCTGCATTAGTTACCGGACTAACATTAATTCCGGTTGTAAAATCTGCCGGAGAAAATTTGGTTAGCCAAACAGAAGAATCATTTTGGGAGGTGGTTAAAAACCGTCGCTCGGTACGTGCATTTAAATCGGATCCGGTGCCGAAAGCAGATTTGGAAAAAATAGTCGATGCTGCAAGAATGGCTCCTACAGCGGGAAACCAGCAACCCTGGAAATTTTTGGTAGTTACCGACAAAAAGAAAATTGAGGCATTAAAAACTGCTAAACTGAAAGAAACTGAAGCCTACCTAAAAGATGAAAAAAAACTGGCAGGCGAAGAACTGAAGAAGCAATTAAACGAGTATGATAATCAGCTAAAAAGCGGGTATTTGTCGGCGCCGGCTTACATTGTTGTTCTAACGGATAATAACAGTCGTTATCCGCAGTATAACCACTGGGATGGCCCATTGGCAGCCGGAAACTTAATGCTTGCAGCACGTGCTCTTGGTTATGGAACGGTGCATATTACCGATTCATTTTCCGAAGAACTGACCCGAAAAGTATTCAATATCCCTGATAATTATACACGCGTATGTATTACTCCGGTTGGCGTTCCGGTTGAATGGCCTGAAAAAGAGAAGCAGCCTCTGGGTGATTTTATAGTTAGTAACAGTTTTTAA
- a CDS encoding DsrE family protein, whose translation MKTRIFIVFLILTGFSFSGLATEPVVKNEPQMEEIPASEKLVVLWTSGDKEVAEKMVLMYTYNSKRFDWWKDITLVVWGPSQKVLVENKDIQDYVKKIMDQGTAVKACKGCSDMYGVSDKLEELGVEVKYMGEITDYMKEGRHVLTL comes from the coding sequence ATGAAAACACGAATATTTATTGTATTTCTCATCCTGACGGGATTCTCCTTCAGCGGACTGGCAACGGAACCTGTAGTGAAAAACGAGCCTCAGATGGAAGAAATTCCTGCTTCGGAAAAATTGGTAGTTCTTTGGACCAGCGGAGACAAGGAAGTGGCTGAAAAAATGGTGCTGATGTACACCTATAATTCCAAACGTTTTGATTGGTGGAAAGATATAACACTGGTGGTGTGGGGGCCATCGCAAAAAGTGTTGGTTGAAAATAAGGACATTCAGGACTATGTAAAAAAGATCATGGATCAGGGAACAGCGGTGAAAGCTTGCAAGGGCTGTTCCGATATGTACGGAGTTTCAGACAAACTGGAAGAGCTGGGTGTTGAAGTAAAATACATGGGAGAAATTACAGATTATATGAAGGAAGGACGGCATGTTCTGACTTTGTAA